A stretch of Anaerolineales bacterium DNA encodes these proteins:
- a CDS encoding ubiquinol-cytochrome c reductase iron-sulfur subunit, protein MSSDEVVIDRRKFLSLATWAIGVLISAGMGIPAIAFIIGPALQSEEEQVWIRLGSVSKVALGVPTLFKTTIERKTGWIVNEEERSVYVLTEDGRDFVAMSNVCTHLGCRVRWIEDREEFFCPCHNGVFDKQGSVVDGPPPRPLDRYEVKVEDDLLYILGG, encoded by the coding sequence ATGAGTAGCGATGAAGTTGTGATCGATCGAAGGAAATTCTTGAGCCTGGCCACCTGGGCCATCGGTGTGCTGATCAGCGCCGGAATGGGCATTCCGGCCATCGCTTTCATCATCGGTCCCGCACTGCAAAGCGAAGAAGAACAGGTGTGGATCCGGTTGGGTTCGGTTTCAAAGGTCGCCCTGGGTGTGCCGACCCTTTTCAAAACCACGATCGAGCGCAAGACCGGGTGGATCGTCAATGAAGAGGAACGATCCGTCTACGTTCTGACCGAAGACGGACGGGATTTCGTCGCAATGTCCAACGTTTGTACCCATCTGGGTTGCCGCGTACGCTGGATCGAAGATCGCGAGGAATTCTTCTGCCCGTGTCACAACGGCGTGTTCGACAAGCAGGGCAGCGTGGTGGACGGCCCACCTCCGCGTCCGCTCGACCGATATGAAGTCAAAGTAGAAGACGACCTGCTGTACATCCTGGGAGGTTGA
- a CDS encoding cytochrome b N-terminal domain-containing protein, whose amino-acid sequence MAARIGDWLDQRFGWRSVWQAVFLRKIPKVNWWYTLGSATLFVAINQGVTGILLTTYYVPTPDHAYESIQYITTQVPAGWLIRGLHHWGASAMVMLTVLHMLRVIVAGAYKFPREMTWFTGVLLLIVVLGFGFTGYLLPWDQKAYWATTVGTRIAGVTPFIGDWILKIMRGGEGLSAVTLARFFGTHVWILPLTLILLLGTHLYLIVRIGISSVPKKGE is encoded by the coding sequence ATGGCGGCGCGTATTGGTGATTGGCTCGATCAGCGCTTCGGCTGGCGCTCCGTTTGGCAGGCCGTTTTTCTCCGCAAGATACCGAAGGTGAATTGGTGGTACACGTTGGGCAGCGCCACGCTCTTCGTCGCCATCAACCAGGGGGTTACCGGCATCCTTTTGACCACCTATTACGTCCCGACTCCGGACCACGCTTACGAAAGCATCCAATACATCACCACGCAAGTACCGGCGGGATGGCTCATCCGTGGTTTACATCACTGGGGAGCAAGCGCCATGGTGATGCTCACCGTGCTGCACATGCTGCGCGTGATCGTCGCCGGCGCATATAAATTCCCGCGCGAGATGACCTGGTTTACGGGGGTTTTGCTGTTGATCGTGGTGCTGGGATTTGGTTTCACGGGGTATCTCCTCCCGTGGGACCAGAAGGCGTATTGGGCCACGACCGTTGGAACCCGCATTGCTGGGGTCACGCCTTTCATCGGCGATTGGATACTCAAGATCATGCGCGGCGGGGAAGGCCTGTCCGCGGTGACTCTGGCGCGCTTCTTCGGAACACACGTCTGGATCTTGCCCCTGACGCTCATCCTTCTGCTCGGGACCCATCTCTACCTCATCGTTCGCATCGGTATCAGTTCCGTTCCCAAGAAGGGGGAATAG
- a CDS encoding c-type cytochrome yields MNEQEKRAYLENYEREKKKGVPFFPDILFKDAVVSLLIFIALVGLAYFIGAPLEARANPADSGYTPRPEWYFLFLFQLLKYFPGSLEVIGVIVIPALVILILFALPYLDRSAKRHYTSRLPIVGATVLVFFGVIALSIQAYRETPPPTESAKGDPIAARYTENCAPCHGPGISVQTGTNLHEIIAQGKHEGMPAWNGDLSSDEIDALVGFILSPVGDQLFRAQCAACHDVEELVASDPIQLKDALEEGPNFSEHAGVDVPTWTDLLSPEERISLLNFLIAPDGQRLFDTNCATCHGRAIAFSGSETELESIIRQGGQHLEMPPWRQTLSEAELETLAAYVVDPGSNPRGSALFEAHCSTCHGERIPAADNVQTAYETIAGGGAHEIMPVWGDILTPEQIDALVEYTYSTAVGPPLELGQQLFDQNCVSCHGDFGEGGPNPTRQGDVIAPISSAEYLNTRDDATLRAVIAQGQPNFGMAPFGIANGGPLDDEDIDAIVAFIRSWESNPPVEMPPEVAVSELPLSSAELYQSVCAQCHGTKGEGLIGPSLRDPKFQAANSDQEIFDTINLGHPATPMIAWGEVLTSSQIQQLVQYIRGFEGGAPSEAGVGGESPSFANDVMPILNEHCAACHGTFGGWDASSYDSVMTTGDNAPVVIPEDIENSLLAQKISGTQSEGAKMPPTGLMMDEEIQIILDWIEAGALDN; encoded by the coding sequence ATGAACGAGCAAGAAAAACGGGCCTATCTGGAAAACTACGAACGGGAAAAGAAAAAAGGCGTCCCCTTCTTTCCGGACATCCTCTTCAAAGACGCCGTCGTATCCCTGCTGATCTTCATCGCGCTTGTCGGCCTGGCGTACTTCATCGGCGCCCCGCTGGAAGCACGCGCCAACCCGGCCGACAGCGGCTACACGCCGCGACCGGAATGGTATTTCCTCTTCCTGTTTCAATTGCTGAAGTACTTCCCGGGTTCGTTGGAAGTGATCGGGGTCATCGTCATTCCCGCCTTGGTGATACTCATCCTGTTCGCGCTACCGTATCTCGATCGAAGCGCGAAGCGCCACTACACCAGCAGACTCCCCATCGTCGGCGCGACGGTGCTGGTCTTTTTCGGCGTGATCGCCCTTTCGATTCAAGCCTATCGAGAAACACCGCCGCCCACGGAAAGCGCGAAGGGAGATCCCATCGCCGCACGCTACACCGAAAACTGCGCGCCGTGCCACGGACCCGGAATTTCGGTTCAGACGGGAACGAATCTGCACGAGATCATCGCCCAGGGAAAACACGAAGGTATGCCGGCCTGGAATGGAGATCTATCCAGCGACGAGATCGACGCCCTGGTAGGTTTCATCCTCTCCCCCGTCGGTGATCAGCTTTTCCGGGCACAATGCGCCGCATGCCACGATGTCGAGGAATTGGTCGCCAGTGACCCGATCCAGCTGAAGGACGCCCTCGAAGAGGGACCCAACTTCAGCGAACACGCCGGAGTCGACGTTCCCACCTGGACAGATCTGCTGTCGCCCGAAGAACGCATCAGCCTGTTGAATTTCCTCATCGCACCGGACGGCCAGCGGCTGTTCGACACAAATTGTGCCACCTGCCACGGCCGCGCTATTGCCTTCTCCGGCAGCGAGACGGAATTGGAATCCATCATCCGCCAGGGAGGCCAGCACCTGGAAATGCCCCCATGGCGGCAGACGTTGAGCGAAGCCGAGCTGGAGACGTTGGCCGCTTACGTCGTCGACCCGGGTTCCAATCCGCGGGGAAGCGCACTCTTCGAAGCGCACTGTTCGACGTGTCACGGAGAACGTATCCCGGCCGCGGACAATGTCCAAACCGCATACGAAACGATTGCCGGCGGCGGGGCGCACGAAATCATGCCCGTTTGGGGAGACATACTCACACCCGAACAAATCGACGCGCTGGTTGAATATACCTACAGCACGGCCGTCGGGCCGCCGTTGGAGTTGGGGCAGCAGCTCTTCGATCAGAATTGTGTCTCCTGCCACGGCGATTTTGGCGAAGGCGGCCCCAATCCAACTCGCCAGGGAGACGTGATCGCTCCCATAAGTTCTGCGGAGTATTTGAACACCCGCGATGACGCCACGCTGAGAGCGGTGATCGCACAGGGGCAGCCGAATTTCGGCATGGCGCCTTTCGGGATCGCCAACGGCGGTCCACTTGACGATGAAGATATCGATGCCATCGTCGCCTTCATCCGCAGCTGGGAAAGCAACCCTCCCGTCGAAATGCCGCCGGAGGTCGCCGTAAGCGAATTGCCGCTGAGCAGCGCCGAACTCTACCAAAGCGTTTGCGCCCAGTGTCACGGAACGAAGGGTGAAGGCCTGATTGGTCCTTCACTGCGCGATCCGAAATTCCAAGCCGCGAACAGCGACCAAGAAATCTTCGATACGATCAACCTGGGCCACCCGGCAACTCCGATGATCGCCTGGGGTGAGGTGCTTACCTCCTCACAAATTCAACAATTGGTCCAATACATCCGTGGATTCGAAGGAGGTGCGCCGAGCGAGGCGGGGGTCGGCGGCGAGAGTCCCTCGTTCGCCAATGACGTCATGCCCATCCTCAACGAACATTGTGCTGCATGCCACGGCACTTTTGGCGGATGGGACGCCTCCAGCTACGACAGCGTAATGACCACGGGAGACAATGCTCCGGTGGTCATTCCGGAGGACATCGAAAACAGTCTGCTCGCACAAAAGATATCAGGGACCCAGTCCGAAGGCGCGAAGATGCCTCCCACCGGTCTGATGATGGATGAAGAGATCCAAATCATCCTGGACTGGATCGAAGCCGGTGCCCTCGATAATTAG
- a CDS encoding cytochrome c3 family protein — MTKRWIRMACFGLLFAVPMAVTVFTFSYSSAQAQFTATSTEDCQICHAGFQEAWEEGSHGHSVSDPVFQEAWLEQGQPAMCMGCHTTGYDPDSATWDEDKISCVACHSPIPDDHPAEPMPADRSANFCGTCHTETYFEWQVSGHRKANLTCIGCHDPHETSLKSNDASMLCATCHRDRASNFAHSAHSSEGLTCADCHISPVEGASGEKGHAVRDHSFNVQLSTCNACHAYQMHDPVQVHPEAESAQAEVGVTSTEMALISDDPGNVNPLGFATLAGLVGMAAGMILSPWLERWYQRFNGRKERGEDDA, encoded by the coding sequence ATGACGAAACGATGGATCAGAATGGCCTGCTTTGGACTGTTGTTTGCCGTTCCCATGGCCGTAACTGTGTTTACTTTCTCCTACAGCAGCGCACAAGCACAGTTCACCGCAACATCCACCGAGGACTGCCAGATCTGCCACGCAGGATTTCAGGAGGCGTGGGAAGAAGGCTCGCATGGACACTCCGTCAGCGATCCGGTTTTTCAGGAAGCCTGGCTGGAGCAGGGGCAGCCTGCGATGTGCATGGGCTGCCATACGACGGGGTACGACCCCGACTCTGCTACCTGGGATGAAGACAAGATCAGTTGCGTGGCTTGCCACAGTCCGATACCGGATGACCATCCTGCGGAACCGATGCCCGCCGATCGATCGGCGAATTTCTGCGGCACTTGCCACACGGAGACGTACTTCGAGTGGCAGGTGAGCGGTCATCGAAAGGCAAATCTGACCTGCATCGGATGCCACGATCCGCATGAGACGAGTCTGAAGTCGAACGACGCCTCGATGCTCTGCGCAACGTGTCATCGCGATCGGGCTTCCAATTTCGCCCACTCCGCGCACAGTTCGGAGGGTCTGACCTGTGCCGATTGCCACATCAGCCCGGTAGAAGGGGCATCTGGCGAGAAAGGGCACGCTGTACGCGATCATAGCTTCAACGTGCAGCTGAGTACGTGTAACGCCTGCCATGCCTATCAAATGCACGATCCGGTTCAGGTTCACCCCGAAGCCGAGAGTGCGCAGGCGGAGGTCGGTGTTACCTCGACGGAAATGGCGCTCATCAGCGACGATCCCGGAAATGTCAACCCACTCGGTTTTGCCACGCTTGCCGGCTTGGTCGGTATGGCGGCCGGTATGATCCTTTCCCCGTGGCTGGAACGTTGGTACCAGCGATTCAATGGCAGGAAGGAACGAGGTGAGGACGATGCCTGA
- a CDS encoding histidine kinase, whose product MPSIIRDADPLGAKISARFGPLRNSLRARVALGVALPVFLALLLLSLTYYLRERRSIEEQIQFAAFQVGEVTLGSLQHVMLENDAQLMSNVIEDVAGMTNIERVQVLDAAGRVASDSSNQDVGVVRHVQEADCQECHAQAPDPRPRTILLLTANDTLRISAPIENEPECGACHSNETGHLGVLLLDVSLRESNLLILKDLRIELAIAAISTLLITAGVYLLIHRLVVRRVEHFRQPLAALARGEFDRRPPNPANPKDELDELSLGFNHMTDELQRLQREQQTRSELRWQAIIEERERIAREIHDGVAQLMGYVNTKTAAVRLLIEKQELTQAEEQLKQLSDASSEAFLEVRSDILGLRNSTMKAGELYTTLKEFTDKFSELSGLTIDLHLPNGNCEYNFPPESELHLLRITQEALTNVYKHAKCDRSWVQLDCDSRQLKLTVSDDGIGFDPDSPPADRKPHFGLATMRERAEAMGAVFKVESQTGFGTQISVCLPLEEQPCAS is encoded by the coding sequence GTGCCCTCGATAATTAGGGACGCTGATCCGTTGGGCGCCAAGATCTCAGCCCGTTTCGGTCCCTTGCGAAACAGCCTGCGCGCCCGTGTTGCGCTGGGCGTCGCACTGCCTGTCTTTTTGGCGCTCCTGCTGCTATCGCTCACCTATTATTTGCGTGAGCGCCGGTCGATCGAAGAACAGATCCAATTCGCAGCCTTTCAAGTGGGCGAAGTGACCCTGGGAAGCCTGCAGCACGTCATGCTGGAAAACGACGCCCAGCTTATGTCAAATGTAATTGAGGATGTGGCAGGCATGACCAACATCGAACGCGTACAGGTTCTGGACGCCGCGGGCCGTGTCGCCTCCGATAGTTCCAATCAGGACGTCGGCGTTGTCCGGCACGTGCAGGAAGCCGACTGTCAGGAATGCCACGCACAAGCCCCGGATCCACGCCCGCGCACGATCCTGCTCTTGACCGCCAATGACACGCTGCGCATATCGGCGCCGATCGAGAACGAACCGGAATGCGGTGCGTGTCACTCGAACGAAACGGGGCACCTGGGTGTTCTCCTGCTCGACGTGTCGCTGCGCGAGTCAAACTTGCTGATCCTCAAGGACCTGCGAATCGAGTTGGCCATCGCCGCCATCAGCACGCTGCTCATCACTGCCGGCGTGTACCTTCTCATCCATCGACTCGTCGTCCGGCGCGTCGAGCATTTTCGCCAACCACTTGCAGCCCTGGCGCGCGGCGAATTCGACCGCCGTCCTCCAAATCCGGCAAACCCCAAAGATGAGCTGGATGAACTATCCCTTGGTTTCAATCACATGACGGATGAACTGCAGCGCCTCCAACGCGAACAGCAAACCAGGAGCGAACTTCGCTGGCAAGCCATCATCGAAGAGCGAGAGCGCATCGCCCGTGAGATTCACGACGGCGTGGCGCAGCTCATGGGGTACGTCAACACGAAGACCGCCGCCGTCCGCCTATTAATCGAGAAGCAGGAGTTAACGCAAGCCGAAGAGCAGCTCAAGCAGCTATCGGACGCCTCGAGCGAAGCCTTCCTCGAAGTCCGCTCCGACATTCTCGGTTTGCGCAACAGTACAATGAAAGCCGGTGAGTTGTATACGACGCTGAAGGAATTCACCGACAAGTTCAGTGAGTTGAGTGGGCTGACGATCGATCTTCACCTCCCGAACGGAAACTGCGAATACAACTTTCCCCCGGAGAGTGAACTGCATTTGCTGCGCATTACCCAGGAAGCGCTGACCAACGTATACAAACACGCAAAATGCGATCGATCCTGGGTGCAGCTCGATTGTGACTCTCGCCAATTGAAATTGACCGTCAGCGACGATGGCATCGGTTTCGACCCCGACAGCCCCCCCGCTGACCGTAAACCGCATTTCGGTCTGGCCACGATGCGCGAGCGTGCGGAGGCCATGGGCGCGGTCTTTAAAGTCGAGTCCCAAACAGGATTTGGAACGCAGATAAGCGTATGTCTGCCGTTGGAGGAGCAACCATGCGCATCGTAG
- a CDS encoding 4Fe-4S dicluster domain-containing protein, producing the protein MPDQAVDRRGFLKTIVAAVTTYLGVRWVKDASASSGPEGSSPHRWAMVIDQQACTGCGYCTLACRAHNDVPPWISWNTVVEAGEYGGETMYLARPCMHCDHPACVEVCMVGASYKRADGIVMMDYDKCIGCRYCEVACPYRARSFNWKAFTGPNPAVPEWGQPEVERRPRGVAEKCSFCYQRIDRGMALGLTPGMDPEATPACVVACPVGARLFRDLNDPDSKVSQMLKSIPSYRLREDLGTEPRVYYLHVRDQEVNA; encoded by the coding sequence ATGCCTGATCAAGCTGTCGATCGAAGGGGGTTTCTGAAGACAATCGTCGCCGCCGTCACGACGTATCTCGGCGTGCGTTGGGTGAAGGATGCCTCGGCGTCTTCTGGTCCTGAAGGATCCAGCCCGCATCGTTGGGCGATGGTGATCGACCAGCAGGCTTGTACCGGCTGCGGTTACTGCACGCTGGCCTGCCGGGCGCACAATGATGTCCCACCCTGGATATCCTGGAACACGGTGGTCGAGGCGGGAGAATATGGGGGTGAAACCATGTACCTCGCTCGGCCCTGCATGCACTGCGATCACCCTGCATGTGTCGAAGTCTGCATGGTGGGCGCCTCCTACAAGCGTGCAGACGGCATCGTGATGATGGATTACGACAAATGTATCGGTTGTCGATATTGCGAGGTGGCTTGTCCCTATCGCGCCCGGTCTTTCAACTGGAAAGCATTTACCGGACCCAATCCGGCCGTTCCGGAATGGGGACAACCCGAGGTGGAACGGCGGCCGCGCGGAGTCGCCGAAAAATGTTCGTTTTGTTACCAGCGAATCGATCGGGGCATGGCGTTGGGCCTGACGCCGGGTATGGACCCGGAGGCGACCCCCGCATGCGTTGTCGCTTGCCCCGTCGGGGCACGCCTCTTCCGAGATCTGAACGATCCCGATTCCAAAGTCAGTCAGATGCTGAAGTCCATTCCATCCTACCGCCTGCGCGAGGACCTGGGAACGGAGCCGCGTGTGTATTATCTGCACGTCCGCGATCAGGAGGTGAACGCATGA
- a CDS encoding NapC/NirT family cytochrome c, translating to MSIRSRLHDFFFPPQQSSRWRRILPYASLGVLTFIVLLGFTYAWDYTNSPEFCGEVCHTMPPEFSAYLASPHARVDCVECHIGRGFITTRITRKAGDVRHIISLAFKTYEFPIRADEMRPARETCEKCHYPEKFSDDSLREIRHYQDDPNNTAVSTYLTLKTGGGTKREGLGRGIHWHIENEVYYLAEDLEEQSIPYVRVVEDGEIVDEFVELGSGVDPASIDETDLKRMDCINCHNRITHLILTPEDSLDQLMMRGLVSPAIPEIHRKALEVLSATYASKQEALDGIEALQSWYASSYPEFAEANRETVETAVRAIRDYYDQSVFPEQKADWNTHSNNIGHQDSPGCFRCHDGEHINREQTAIRLECNLCHSIPVVAGPADFTAEIEISRGPEPESHLHSSWINLHHDAFDDSCAACHTTDDPGGTSNTSFCSNSACHGNVFQYAGFDAPALREILREQFPDETEPTEITLEEGPPTYDGVIGPILQANCSACHSEGGMRGLNLTTYATALEGSENGAVIVPGDPQASRILQILTAEQPHFAQLTAEELQLLIEWIADGAPQN from the coding sequence ATGAGCATCCGATCACGACTGCACGATTTTTTCTTTCCGCCCCAACAAAGCAGCCGTTGGAGACGCATCCTGCCGTATGCTTCATTGGGCGTGCTGACCTTCATCGTGCTGCTCGGCTTCACCTACGCCTGGGATTACACCAATTCCCCCGAGTTTTGCGGCGAGGTGTGTCACACCATGCCGCCGGAGTTCTCCGCCTATCTCGCTTCCCCCCATGCGCGTGTCGACTGCGTGGAGTGCCACATCGGCCGCGGATTCATCACCACACGCATCACACGTAAGGCCGGCGACGTCAGGCACATCATTTCGCTGGCCTTCAAGACCTATGAATTCCCCATTCGCGCCGATGAAATGCGGCCCGCACGCGAAACCTGTGAGAAATGCCATTACCCGGAGAAATTCTCGGACGACAGCTTGCGGGAAATCCGGCATTATCAGGATGATCCAAACAATACGGCGGTAAGCACCTATCTCACACTCAAAACGGGCGGCGGCACCAAGCGGGAAGGGCTCGGACGGGGCATACACTGGCACATCGAAAACGAGGTGTATTACCTGGCGGAGGATCTCGAGGAACAATCCATCCCCTACGTCCGCGTGGTTGAAGATGGTGAAATTGTGGACGAATTCGTCGAGCTGGGCTCCGGCGTCGATCCCGCATCCATCGACGAAACGGATCTCAAACGAATGGACTGCATCAACTGCCACAACCGCATCACCCATCTCATTCTGACGCCGGAAGATTCTCTGGATCAGTTGATGATGCGCGGCCTGGTCTCACCGGCCATCCCGGAAATCCACCGCAAGGCTCTCGAAGTATTGAGCGCCACCTACGCATCCAAACAGGAAGCGCTGGACGGCATCGAAGCGCTGCAAAGTTGGTACGCCAGCAGCTATCCCGAGTTCGCAGAAGCGAATCGAGAAACGGTCGAAACGGCGGTTCGCGCCATTCGGGATTATTACGATCAATCAGTATTCCCCGAGCAGAAAGCCGACTGGAACACCCACTCCAACAACATCGGCCATCAGGATTCACCGGGATGTTTCCGCTGCCACGATGGTGAACACATCAACCGGGAACAAACGGCGATCCGCCTGGAATGCAACCTCTGCCACTCCATCCCCGTCGTCGCCGGACCGGCGGATTTCACAGCCGAAATCGAAATCAGCCGCGGCCCGGAACCCGAATCCCACCTGCATTCCAGTTGGATCAACTTGCATCACGATGCCTTCGACGATTCGTGTGCCGCCTGCCATACCACCGACGATCCGGGCGGCACCTCCAACACATCCTTCTGCTCCAACAGCGCCTGTCATGGAAACGTCTTTCAATATGCAGGGTTCGACGCGCCCGCTCTGCGCGAAATTCTGCGCGAGCAGTTCCCGGATGAGACAGAGCCCACCGAGATCACGCTCGAAGAGGGACCGCCCACGTATGATGGTGTCATCGGTCCGATACTCCAGGCGAACTGCAGCGCCTGCCACAGTGAGGGTGGTATGCGCGGTCTCAACCTGACGACCTACGCGACGGCGCTCGAAGGCAGTGAAAACGGTGCGGTCATCGTGCCTGGCGATCCACAGGCGAGTCGCATCCTGCAAATCCTGACCGCCGAACAACCCCATTTCGCACAGCTCACTGCGGAAGAACTGCAACTGTTGATCGAATGGATTGCGGACGGAGCACCGCAAAACTAA
- the nrfD gene encoding polysulfide reductase NrfD — MKARIKSIRFTRFQTWLFILASLMVAGVIAAFVVFTQGLIVTNLSDLVPWGLWITIDLSSIALSAGAFLLCAAVYLLGLKRFQPVARTATFIGLIGYSMAVLTLLLDIGRPDRFWHALVFWNPHSVLWEVTMCVCLYLTVLAVEAAPIVGQAIWMQQRWPRLARRLESLHRFAPYLAVAGLLLSMLHQSSLGATFGVLKARPIWYRPGLSVLFIISAAAGGISFTTLISMLTARLSNKARVDDHLLERLAQIVGWILVGYLYFRFWDAFSMTYTYQPGRTEGLAVLTSGPLALNFWVGEIVVGALIPAVLLLNTRTRSKPTLRMLALGMVVIGLVAYRWDVTLAGQVVVMSYLPQSTATMYTHYFPSLIEILTGAGVVAYGLMAITLGVRYFNIVEHEEPEHEMNIDKAYAAASAD, encoded by the coding sequence ATGAAGGCCAGGATAAAATCTATCAGGTTCACCCGGTTTCAAACCTGGTTGTTCATCCTTGCCTCGCTGATGGTGGCGGGCGTGATCGCGGCTTTTGTCGTCTTCACCCAGGGATTGATCGTCACCAACCTGAGCGACCTGGTACCCTGGGGTCTGTGGATCACGATCGATCTGTCTTCGATCGCCTTGAGCGCTGGAGCGTTTCTGCTTTGTGCCGCCGTTTACTTGCTGGGTCTCAAACGTTTCCAGCCTGTTGCGCGCACAGCGACGTTCATCGGCTTGATAGGCTACAGCATGGCGGTGTTGACACTGCTGCTGGATATCGGCCGGCCCGATCGATTCTGGCATGCGCTCGTGTTCTGGAATCCGCACTCCGTACTCTGGGAAGTTACCATGTGCGTGTGCCTGTATCTGACGGTACTGGCGGTAGAGGCTGCACCCATTGTCGGACAAGCAATCTGGATGCAGCAACGTTGGCCGCGCCTCGCACGACGGCTCGAGTCGCTGCACCGCTTTGCACCGTATCTCGCGGTTGCGGGATTGCTACTCTCGATGCTGCATCAATCATCCCTGGGAGCCACATTCGGTGTGTTGAAAGCGCGCCCGATCTGGTATCGCCCCGGGTTGTCGGTTTTGTTCATCATCTCGGCTGCCGCAGGCGGCATCTCGTTCACGACTTTGATCTCCATGCTAACGGCGCGCCTAAGTAACAAGGCGCGGGTCGACGATCACTTGCTCGAACGGCTTGCCCAGATTGTTGGCTGGATTCTCGTTGGCTACCTGTACTTCCGCTTCTGGGATGCGTTTTCCATGACCTACACGTACCAACCAGGCCGCACCGAGGGATTGGCCGTGCTGACCTCCGGTCCTTTGGCGCTGAATTTCTGGGTTGGGGAAATCGTCGTGGGCGCCTTGATACCTGCCGTGCTTTTACTCAACACCCGCACACGCAGCAAGCCGACGTTGCGGATGCTGGCGTTGGGCATGGTAGTGATCGGCCTCGTCGCATACCGCTGGGACGTGACGCTTGCCGGTCAGGTAGTGGTCATGTCCTACCTGCCGCAATCGACTGCGACCATGTACACGCATTATTTTCCTTCGCTTATTGAAATCCTCACCGGGGCCGGCGTCGTTGCCTACGGTTTGATGGCAATTACACTCGGTGTACGCTATTTCAACATCGTGGAACACGAAGAACCCGAGCATGAAATGAATATCGATAAAGCCTACGCAGCGGCTTCAGCGGATTGA
- a CDS encoding response regulator transcription factor → MRIVVADDHSLFRDGLVSLLEAAGYEIVGQAGDGRAAVDMVLETRPDIVLLDLAMPILDGHEALRQIHAAAPEVKIVVLTVSDEDADLRRAVQAGAQGYLLKSLNADQFLELLAGLQKGEAAITRKMTARLMAQWADTADDQEPAPDRLTERELQLLQLVSLGLSNRAIAQRLSISLNTVKYHLKNILQKLDVQNRTEAVAIAIRDGLLDQKGADTSERS, encoded by the coding sequence ATGCGCATCGTAGTTGCCGACGATCATTCCCTCTTCCGCGACGGCTTGGTCAGTTTACTTGAAGCCGCGGGATACGAAATCGTCGGTCAGGCTGGCGACGGACGGGCTGCCGTCGACATGGTTCTCGAGACACGCCCCGACATCGTCCTGCTCGATCTCGCAATGCCCATACTCGACGGCCACGAGGCGTTGAGACAAATCCATGCCGCCGCCCCGGAAGTGAAAATCGTCGTTCTGACCGTTTCCGATGAAGATGCGGACTTGCGGCGCGCCGTCCAGGCCGGTGCGCAAGGATACCTGTTGAAAAGCCTCAACGCAGATCAGTTCCTCGAACTGCTCGCCGGTTTACAGAAGGGTGAAGCGGCGATCACACGCAAAATGACCGCCCGGCTGATGGCACAGTGGGCCGACACCGCGGACGATCAAGAGCCTGCACCCGATCGGCTCACGGAGCGCGAACTTCAGTTGCTGCAGCTCGTCAGCCTGGGATTGTCCAACCGGGCAATCGCGCAGAGACTCTCCATCAGTCTTAACACCGTAAAATATCACCTCAAGAACATCCTTCAGAAATTAGACGTTCAAAATCGTACCGAAGCCGTTGCCATCGCCATACGAGACGGCCTGTTGGACCAGAAAGGAGCGGACACGTCGGAGAGAAGTTGA